A window from Branchiostoma lanceolatum isolate klBraLanc5 chromosome 9, klBraLanc5.hap2, whole genome shotgun sequence encodes these proteins:
- the LOC136442173 gene encoding 1-acyl-sn-glycerol-3-phosphate acyltransferase alpha-like produces the protein MAVVELEVLHYGIIAILLILPVLYETSATFKYFAKFILYDIIVMAIAVFLMPVLAFRPRDVNNYRIVSWVVKNTMKIFAIKIDIKHKERLVSDQPYILVSNHQSSLDFIGMMELLPDRCAFLAKRELLWAGPFGISSWLCGTVFIDRLNPEKARDTMDQTAEILHTKNIKLWIFPEGTRNHNGSMLPFKKGAFYLAVQAQIPIVPVVFSSFSHFYNKKERKFETGRVTATVLPPVSTEGLTKDDVGDLTEQVRKTMLQTFNETSLPRMEPNGYS, from the exons atggcggtggTGGAGTTGGAAGTTTTGCACTACGGCATCATTGCCATCCTCCTTATACTCCCCGTCTTGTACGAGACCAGTGCCACCTTCAAGTATTTCGCCAAGTTCATCCTTTACGACATCATCGTCATGGCCATCGCTGTTTTCCTCATGCCGGTTTTGGCGTTCAGACCGAGAGATGTCAACAACTACAG gATAGTGTCGTGGGTGGTAAAGAACACCATGAAGATTTTTGCCATCAAGATTGATATAAAACACAAGGAGAGGCTGGTGTCGGACCAACCCTACATACTGGTGTCCAACCATCAGAGTTCCCTTGACTTTATAG GCATGATGGAGCTGCTACCAGATCGCTGCGCATTTCTGGCGAAACGAGAGCTCCTGTGGGCGGGGCCCTTCGGCATCTCGTCCTGGCTCTGTGGCACAGTTTTTATTGACAGACTCAACCCCGAGAAGGCAAGGGACACCATGGACCAAACAGCAGAAATTTTACACACCAAAAAT ATAAAACTCTGGATTTTCCCGGAGGGTACAAGAAACCACAATGGATCCATGTTACCCTTCAAGAAAGGTGCTTTCTATCTAGCTGTCCAGGcacag ATTCCCATCGTTCCAGTGGTCTTCTCCTCTTTCTCCCACTTCTACAACAAGAAGGAAAGGAAGTTTGAAACAG GCAGAGTGACTGCTACCGTCCTCCCACCAGTTTCCACCGAGGGCCTCACCAAGGATGACGTCGGTGACCTCACAGAACAAGTACGCAAGACTATGCTGCAGACCTTCAACGAGACCTCCCTGCCAAGGATGGAACCCAACGGGTACAGCTGA